The following coding sequences are from one bacterium SCSIO 12741 window:
- a CDS encoding ATP-dependent Clp protease adaptor ClpS encodes MIGSGKEQTQSEELVLEELESSLILYNDDVNTFDYVIDCLVEICRHNPIQAEQITHIVHYNGKCEVKQGTKKELISMCKALINCGLQAEVN; translated from the coding sequence ATGATTGGTTCAGGAAAAGAACAAACCCAGTCGGAAGAACTTGTACTCGAAGAATTAGAGAGTAGTTTAATCCTCTACAACGATGATGTAAACACCTTCGATTACGTGATAGACTGCCTGGTAGAAATTTGCCGCCACAACCCTATACAGGCCGAGCAAATTACCCACATTGTGCACTATAACGGCAAGTGTGAGGTAAAACAGGGAACAAAAAAGGAATTAATTTCAATGTGTAAGGCATTGATCAACTGTGGCTTGCAAGCGGAGGTAAATTAA